The following coding sequences lie in one Glycine max cultivar Williams 82 chromosome 19, Glycine_max_v4.0, whole genome shotgun sequence genomic window:
- the LOC100499941 gene encoding uncharacterized protein LOC100499941 precursor, whose amino-acid sequence MVDVFKLCIFLLALFCAFLVFSNPVLCSDKEDSVFKGINSYRQTRNLAPLNQVSKATCLADEVAEEIDNMPCENVNQYYPSSVPGSGNLKIPNLQKHIDKCDINFNSTTDGVILPVCVSKLEPTIVLSNYTHSGSYAQFLNNSKYTGAGLGSEDDWMVLVLTTNTTTGSFSAAATSVRANAASVEFLLFVLLLVLINYLD is encoded by the exons ATGGTGGACGTTTTCAAACTTTGCATCTTCCTTCTTGCACTCTTCTGTGCTTTCCTAGTCTTTTCTAATCCAGTGCTGTGTAGTG ATAAGGAGGACAGTGTATTCAAGGGAATCAACAGCTACAGGCAGACACGGAACCTGGCACCCCTGAACCAAGTTTCAAAGGCAACATGTTTGGCTGATGAGGTTGCAGAAGAAATAGATAACATGCCCTGTGAAAACGTGAATCAATACTacccttcatctgttcctggaaGTGGGAACCTCAAAATCCCAAACTTGCAGAAGCATATAGATAAATGTGACATTAACTTCAACAGCACTACAGATGGAGTCATTCTTCCCGTTTGTGTCTCCAAATTGGAACCAACCATTGTGCTCTCCAATTACACTCATTCTGGTAGCTACGCACAGTTTCTCAACAATTCCAAGTACACAGGGGCAGGGCTTGGTTCTGAGGATGATTGGATGGTTCTTGTTCTGACCACCAACACTACCACTGGAAGTTTCTCTGCTGCTGCAACTTCTGTTCGTGCTAATGCTGCTTCTGTGGAGTTCTTGCTCTTTGTTTTGCTGCTTGTGCTCATCAACTACCTTGATTGA
- the LOC100780622 gene encoding protein YIPF1 homolog isoform X2 has product MMSGKYTSIDAQQLQGSVPAVPDSRPATVNFADSNLQTFPPSGPLGKITAASGPPRDADDSFSKPVSGSDEPQQGGWFQTFTIAAYKPYFDVDTSDVLERIIDSLFPFRGSFNEKTATNPDLYGPFWICTTLIFVAASIGTFVTYVAHKLKSKEWDYDINLVTWSAGLFYGYVTIVPLCLYVILKYFSAPAGLVQLFCLYGYSLFVFIPALCMSVVPLDIFRWVVAGVAGFMSATFVALNLRAHIKSAGERWFLIVAGIFLLQLALAVVLKIYLFTVSV; this is encoded by the exons ATGATGTCCGGAAAATATACGTCGATTGACGCGCAGCAGCTTCAGGGATCTGTTCCT GCCGTTCCAGATTCACGACCCGCCACCGTCAATTTCGCAG attCAAATCTTCAGACATTTCCTCCATCTGGTCCTCTGGGCAAGATTACTGCTGCTTCCGGGCCTCCTCGTGACGCTGATG ATTCATTTTCAAAACCTGTATCTGGTTCTGATGAACCCCAGCAGGGTGGTTGGTTTCAGACTTTTACAATTGCTGCTTACAAACCATACTTTGATGTTGACACTTCAGATGTTCTGGAGAGGATTATCGACTCACTATTTCCATTTAGAGGATCTTTCAATGAAAAAACTGCTACCAACCCTGATTT GTATGGTCCATTCTGGATTTGCACTACCTTAATATTTGTTGCGGCATCTATTGGCACCTTTGTGACATATGTAGCACACAAGCTGAAGAGCAAGGAATGGGATTATGACATTAATCTGGTGACTTGGTCTGCTGGTTTGTTTTATGGATATGTTACCATTGTTCCCCTTTGCCTGTATGTAATCCTCAAATACTTCTCTGCACCGGCTGGCCTTGTGCAACTATTCTGTCTGTATGGGTATTCCCTGTTTGTCTTTATTCCGGCCCTG TGTATGTCCGTTGTGCCACTGGATATATTTAGATGGGTGGTTGCAGGTGTGGCAGGGTTCATGTCAGCAACATTTGTGGCACTGAACCTCCGGGCACATATCAAATCAGCAGGTGAAAGGTGGTTCTTGATTGTTGCTGGCATTTTTCTGTTGCAGCTGGCTCTAGCTGTTGTACTAAAGATTTACCTCTTCACAGTATCAGTTTAA
- the LOC100780622 gene encoding protein YIPF1 homolog isoform X1: protein MMSGKYTSIDAQQLQGSVPAVPDSRPATVNFAGFIPPFFSFNDPHFHLVMPDLIIDFVFFLDSNLQTFPPSGPLGKITAASGPPRDADDSFSKPVSGSDEPQQGGWFQTFTIAAYKPYFDVDTSDVLERIIDSLFPFRGSFNEKTATNPDLYGPFWICTTLIFVAASIGTFVTYVAHKLKSKEWDYDINLVTWSAGLFYGYVTIVPLCLYVILKYFSAPAGLVQLFCLYGYSLFVFIPALCMSVVPLDIFRWVVAGVAGFMSATFVALNLRAHIKSAGERWFLIVAGIFLLQLALAVVLKIYLFTVSV from the exons ATGATGTCCGGAAAATATACGTCGATTGACGCGCAGCAGCTTCAGGGATCTGTTCCT GCCGTTCCAGATTCACGACCCGCCACCGTCAATTTCGCAGGTTTTATTCCcccttttttctccttcaacGACCCTCACTTTCATTTAGTAATGCCCGATCTAATAatagattttgttttctttttagattCAAATCTTCAGACATTTCCTCCATCTGGTCCTCTGGGCAAGATTACTGCTGCTTCCGGGCCTCCTCGTGACGCTGATG ATTCATTTTCAAAACCTGTATCTGGTTCTGATGAACCCCAGCAGGGTGGTTGGTTTCAGACTTTTACAATTGCTGCTTACAAACCATACTTTGATGTTGACACTTCAGATGTTCTGGAGAGGATTATCGACTCACTATTTCCATTTAGAGGATCTTTCAATGAAAAAACTGCTACCAACCCTGATTT GTATGGTCCATTCTGGATTTGCACTACCTTAATATTTGTTGCGGCATCTATTGGCACCTTTGTGACATATGTAGCACACAAGCTGAAGAGCAAGGAATGGGATTATGACATTAATCTGGTGACTTGGTCTGCTGGTTTGTTTTATGGATATGTTACCATTGTTCCCCTTTGCCTGTATGTAATCCTCAAATACTTCTCTGCACCGGCTGGCCTTGTGCAACTATTCTGTCTGTATGGGTATTCCCTGTTTGTCTTTATTCCGGCCCTG TGTATGTCCGTTGTGCCACTGGATATATTTAGATGGGTGGTTGCAGGTGTGGCAGGGTTCATGTCAGCAACATTTGTGGCACTGAACCTCCGGGCACATATCAAATCAGCAGGTGAAAGGTGGTTCTTGATTGTTGCTGGCATTTTTCTGTTGCAGCTGGCTCTAGCTGTTGTACTAAAGATTTACCTCTTCACAGTATCAGTTTAA
- the LOC100810739 gene encoding mevalonate kinase isoform X1: protein MEVKSRAPGKIILSGEHAVVHGSTAVASSIDLYTYVSLRFSTPSDDQDSLKLQLKETALEFSWPITRIRASFPQLSSTPTSCSVENAKAIAALVQDLNIPEANFGLASGVSAFLWLYSSIQGFKPATVLVTSELPLGSGLGSSASFCVALAAALLAYTDSVSFHVNHQGWLSFGEKDLELVNQWAFEGEKIIHGKPSGIDNTVSAYGNIISFKLGSLTHMKSSVPLKMLITNTKVGRNTKALVAGVGERMLRHPDIMAFVFSAVDSLSNELTSILKSPTPDELSVTEKEQKIEELMEMNEGLLQSMGVSHATIQTVLQTTLKYKLASKLTGAGGGGCVLTLLPTLLSGTVVDKVVAELESCGFQCFIAGIGGGGVEINFGVSS from the exons ACCGCTGTTGCCTCTTCCATTGACTTATACACCTACGTTTCTCTCCGCTTCTCCACTCCTTCAG ACGACCAAGATTCGTTGAAACTGCAGCTGAAGGAGACGGCTTTGGAGTTCTCGTGGCCAATCACCAGAATAAGAGCATCCTTTCCTCAGCTATCTTCCACGCCAACCTCATGCTCTGTCGAGAATGCCAAGGCAATTGCCGCACTCGTTCAAGACCTTAATATTCCAGAGGCCAATTTTGGACTCGCCTCTGGTGTTTCCGCCTTTCTCTGGCTGTACTCTTCCATTCAAGG CTTTAAGCCTGCTACTGTGCTTGTCACTTCTGAACTTCCTCTGGGTTCAGGATTGGGTTCGTCGGCGTCGTTTTGCGTGGCGCTGGCGGCAGCCTTGTTGGCTTATACTGACTCTGTCTCTTTCCATGTCAACCATCAAGGATGGCTCTCATTTGGGGAGAAAGATCTTGAGTTGGTAAATCAATGGGCTTTTGAAGGAGAGAAGATCATTCATGGAAAGCCCTCTGGGATTGACAACACAGTAAGCGCATACG GTAACATTATCAGCTTCAAGTTGGGTAGCTTGACGCATATGAAGTCAAGTGTGCCACTTAAAATGCTCATTACTAACACCAAAGTAGGGAGGAACACAAAAGCATTGGTGGCTGGTGTTGGAGAGAGGATGCTAAGGCATCCAGATATAATGGCTTTTGTGTTTAGTGCTGTTGATTCTCTTAGCAATGAATTGACTTCCATTCTCAAGTCACCTACACCAGATGAGCTCTCTGTAACTGAGAAAGAACAGAAGATAGAAGAACTAATGGAGATGAATGAAGGTCTGCTCCAGTCTATGGGGGTCAGTCATGCTACAATACAAACTGTTCTTCAAACAACATTGAAGTATAAGTTAGCCTCCAAATTGACAGGAGCTGGTGGTGGGGGTTGTGTTCTGACACTGCTTCCAACAT TGCTATCAGGCACCGTTGTTGACAAAGTAGTTGCTGAACTGGAGTCATGCGGGTTCCAATGTTTCATTGCCGGAATTGGCGGGGGAGGTGTTGAAATTAACTTTGGGGTGTcatcttga
- the LOC100810739 gene encoding mevalonate kinase isoform X2, with amino-acid sequence MLWFMDPPLLPLPLTYTPTFLSASPLLQLKETALEFSWPITRIRASFPQLSSTPTSCSVENAKAIAALVQDLNIPEANFGLASGVSAFLWLYSSIQGFKPATVLVTSELPLGSGLGSSASFCVALAAALLAYTDSVSFHVNHQGWLSFGEKDLELVNQWAFEGEKIIHGKPSGIDNTVSAYGNIISFKLGSLTHMKSSVPLKMLITNTKVGRNTKALVAGVGERMLRHPDIMAFVFSAVDSLSNELTSILKSPTPDELSVTEKEQKIEELMEMNEGLLQSMGVSHATIQTVLQTTLKYKLASKLTGAGGGGCVLTLLPTLLSGTVVDKVVAELESCGFQCFIAGIGGGGVEINFGVSS; translated from the exons ACCGCTGTTGCCTCTTCCATTGACTTATACACCTACGTTTCTCTCCGCTTCTCCACTCCTTCAG CTGAAGGAGACGGCTTTGGAGTTCTCGTGGCCAATCACCAGAATAAGAGCATCCTTTCCTCAGCTATCTTCCACGCCAACCTCATGCTCTGTCGAGAATGCCAAGGCAATTGCCGCACTCGTTCAAGACCTTAATATTCCAGAGGCCAATTTTGGACTCGCCTCTGGTGTTTCCGCCTTTCTCTGGCTGTACTCTTCCATTCAAGG CTTTAAGCCTGCTACTGTGCTTGTCACTTCTGAACTTCCTCTGGGTTCAGGATTGGGTTCGTCGGCGTCGTTTTGCGTGGCGCTGGCGGCAGCCTTGTTGGCTTATACTGACTCTGTCTCTTTCCATGTCAACCATCAAGGATGGCTCTCATTTGGGGAGAAAGATCTTGAGTTGGTAAATCAATGGGCTTTTGAAGGAGAGAAGATCATTCATGGAAAGCCCTCTGGGATTGACAACACAGTAAGCGCATACG GTAACATTATCAGCTTCAAGTTGGGTAGCTTGACGCATATGAAGTCAAGTGTGCCACTTAAAATGCTCATTACTAACACCAAAGTAGGGAGGAACACAAAAGCATTGGTGGCTGGTGTTGGAGAGAGGATGCTAAGGCATCCAGATATAATGGCTTTTGTGTTTAGTGCTGTTGATTCTCTTAGCAATGAATTGACTTCCATTCTCAAGTCACCTACACCAGATGAGCTCTCTGTAACTGAGAAAGAACAGAAGATAGAAGAACTAATGGAGATGAATGAAGGTCTGCTCCAGTCTATGGGGGTCAGTCATGCTACAATACAAACTGTTCTTCAAACAACATTGAAGTATAAGTTAGCCTCCAAATTGACAGGAGCTGGTGGTGGGGGTTGTGTTCTGACACTGCTTCCAACAT TGCTATCAGGCACCGTTGTTGACAAAGTAGTTGCTGAACTGGAGTCATGCGGGTTCCAATGTTTCATTGCCGGAATTGGCGGGGGAGGTGTTGAAATTAACTTTGGGGTGTcatcttga